A region from the Triticum urartu cultivar G1812 chromosome 1, Tu2.1, whole genome shotgun sequence genome encodes:
- the LOC125552422 gene encoding polygalacturonase-like codes for MMEYLIPSVSAPTAHTKCAQMASIVPLFSLLSLFLCCVLAKKDMKVAPLTNWADHRDRSLQSNHVFSVLRYGAYGDGRHDDTKALSKAWAAACSSLNPSTVLIPKGKKCLTKHVTFFGPCKSSIKLMIEGTLVAPPKRSYWIEDTIRHWILFRSVRGLTVTGGGTIDGNGKFWWQNSCKVNTKLPCRQAPTALTFYSCTNLKVNNLEVLNSQQIHISMERCSDVRMSRLSIRAPSTSPNTDGIHIVHSKDVKVMDCAIKTGDDCMSIEDGTENLHVKNIVCGPGHGISIGSLGDRNSQAQVANITIDGVRLHDTANGARIKTWQGGRGYAKNIVFKNMIMDNVRNPIIIDQNYCNSATPCNKQKVAVEVSNLLFKNIRGTSASREAIKLSCSKAVPCHGIALHNVRLTLKRGGGDAKSTCQNAKWRKLGTVMPQPCSLND; via the exons ATGATGGAATACTTGATCCCATCAGTTTCAGCACCAACAGCACATACTAAGTGTGCACAAATGGCTTCCATTGTGCCCCTTTTCTCTCTACTATCATTATTCTTGTGTTGTGTTCTTGCCAAGAAAGACATGAAAGTGGCCCCTTTGACAAATTGGGCTGATCATAGAGACCGATCTCTACAGTCAAATCATGTTTTCAGTGTGCTCAGATATGGGGCTTACGGGGATGGACGCCACGACGACACAAAG GCATTGTCAAAGGCGTGGGCTGCAGCTTGCTCCTCTTTGAATCCTAGCACTGTGCTCATCCCCAAGGGCAAGAAATGCCTGACGAAGCATGTAACTTTCTTTGGCCCATGCAAATCCAGTATCAAGTTAATG ATTGAAGGTACTTTGGTAGCTCCTCCAAAGAGATCATACTGGATAGAGGATACCATTAGGCACTGGATTTTGTTCAGATCTGTGAGAGGTCTTACTGTCACCGGTGGTGGGACCATTGATGGAAATGGAAAATTTTGGTGGCAGAACTCCTGCAAAGTAAACACAAAACTC CCTTGCAGGCAAGCTCCAACG GCTTTGACGTTCTATTCTTGTACAAATCTGAAAGTGAATAATTTAGAAGTGTTGAACAGCCAACAAATCCACATATCAATGGAGCGTTGCAGCGATGTAAGGATGTCACGCCTATCAATCAGAGCACCCAGCACTAGCCCCAACACCGACGGCATCCATATCGTCCATAGTAAGGATGTGAAAGTCATGGACTGTGCAATCAAGACTGGGGACGACTGCATGTCAATTGAGGATGGGACTGAGAATCTACATGTCAAGAACATCGTGTGTGGACCAGGGCATGGGATAAGCATTGGGAGCTTAGGTGATCGCAACTCTCAAGCTCAAGTTGCAAACATCACCATTGACGGGGTGCGACTGCACGACACGGCGAATGGAGCTCGTATCAAGACATGGCAGGGTGGGCGGGGTTATGCAAAGAATATTGTGTTCAAGAACATGATAATGGATAATGTACGGAACCCGATCATTATCGACCAGAACTACTGCAACTCGGCTACACCATGTAATAAACAG AAAGTGGCTGTGGAGGTGAGCAATCTGTTGTTTAAGAACATTAGGGGGACAAGTGCCTCAAGAGAGGCTATCAAGCTCAGTTGCAGTAAAGCTGTACCTTGCCATGGGATAGCCTTGCACAACGTCAGGCTTACTCTAAAACGAGGGGGTGGTGATGCAAAGAGCACCTGTCAGAATGCAAAATGGAGGAAATTGGGAACAGTTATGCCACAGCCATGTAGTCTCAACGATTGA